A DNA window from Alligator mississippiensis isolate rAllMis1 chromosome 11, rAllMis1, whole genome shotgun sequence contains the following coding sequences:
- the ANKDD1A gene encoding ankyrin repeat and death domain-containing protein 1A yields MQRAVMSALRCAPGPGRGQVGAGSSGPGRGQGPARRGAPQCLRRLRLPAAPPAAAAASGARSPEPAAPGPGGGGGGGGGMEDELVSEDDTLLCSEKEFHDAAKRNDTARMEELIRRGVDIKAKNNIDRTALHWAAGAGHEQAVRLLLEHDMALDDEDHFGMNALLLAAWFGHLRILQILVNAGAKVTCVNKHGRNLLHCAAQRGHVKVMEFVMEDLENMRVDKTDKMDRTAFHLAAEHGRLEAVEFLIRVGCSRSAKDKEKNTALHLAAKNGHLAVLQKIVGVGVDLDEKNVEGQTALHSAADGGHYDCVKLLLEAGCNVNVQTQKQMNCLHYAALHGYEDIARVLVDAGIHAEAVNHQNASAMHIAVLHNFPALVKLLIDAECDLDIPDNRQQTALHIAAEHGRQDIAEMILIAGVNLKLIDKQGKTSLDVAARGNHINLADMIIKADRFYKWEKDNLNSDSDSWIAKHLTFKQDHRLETQHIRSVMWRLATKYLKPNEWKKLAHYWKFTDAHIRAIEQQWTGTKSYREHGHRMLLIWLHGVIMAGENPIKGLYEGLVGIGRRDLAESIRKKANADTTSPRKCTAM; encoded by the exons ATGCAGCGCGCTGTGATGAGTGCGCTGCGCTGTGCCCCGGGCCCGGGACGCGGGCAGGTCGGTGCGGGGAgcagcgggccgggccgggggcagggcccggcgcggcgcggcgcaccCCAGTGTCTCCGGCGGCTGCGCCTCCCCGCCGCCCCGCCCGCTGCAGCCGCCGCCTCCGGAGCCCGGAGCCCGGAGCCGGCAGCACCCGgacccggcggcggcggcggcggcggaggcggGATGGAGGACGAGCTGGTCTCCGAGGACGACACGC TGCTCTGTTCGGAGAAGGAATTCCACGATGCCGCGAAGCGTAATGACACGGCCAGGATGGAGGAGCTGATCCGGAGAGGGGTGGACATCAAAGCCAAAAACAAC aTAGACAGAACTGCTCTGCACTgggctgctggagctgggcaTGAGCAAGCTGTGAGGCTGCTTCTGGAGCACGACATGGCGCTGGATGATGAAGACCAT TTTGGAATGAATGCGCTTCTCCTCGCGGCTTGGTTCGGCCACCTGCGCATCCTTCAGATCCTCGTCAACGCTGGGGCCAAGGTCACCTGTGTCAATAAG CACGGCAGGAACCTGCTCCACTGCGCGGCCCAGAGAGGTCACGTCAAGGTGATGGAGTTCGTCATGGAGGACCTGGAGAATATGCGCGTGGACAAGACGGACAAG ATGGACAGGACGGCCTTTCACCtggctgcagagcacgggaggctGGAGGCGGTGGAGTTCCTGATCAGAGTGGGGTGTTCCCGCAGCGCGAAAGACAAG GAAAAGAATACAGCCCTACATTTAGCTGCTAAAAATGGGCATTTGGCGGTGCTACAGAAGATTGTCGGAGTTGGAGTGGACCTGGATGAAAAGAACGTG GAAGGACAAACTGCCCTGCACTCAGCTGCTGACGGAGGGCATTATGACTGTGTAAAGCTCCTCTTGGAAGCTGGTTGCAATGTTAACGTCCAAACCCAA AAACAGATGAACTGCCTTCATTATGCTGCACTGCACGGCTATGAAGATATAGCCCGGGTCCTTGTGGATGCTGGAATCCATGCAGAGGCCGTCAATCAC CAAAATGCCTCAGCTATGCACATAGCGGTGCTGCACAACTTCCCAGCCCTGGTTAAACTCCTCATCGATGCAGAATGTGACCTGGACATCCCAGATAAT AGGCAGCAGACCGCACTGCATATTGCTGCAGAACATGGGAGACAAGACATAGCTGAGATGATTCTCATAGCAGGCGTTAACTTAAAGCTAATTGATAAG CAAGGGAAAACCTCTCTGGATGTAGCAGCCCGGGGAAACCACATCAACTTAGCAGATATGATTATTAAAGCAGATCGGttttacaaatgggaaaag GACAATCTGAACAGCGACTCGGACTCCTGGATAGCAAAACACTTGACCTTTAAGCAAGATCACAGGCTGGAAACGCAGCACATTCGCTCGGTGATGTGGAGATTAGCTACAAAATACCTCAAACCCAATGAATGGAAGAAGCTGGCACATTACTGGAAATTCACTGATGCACATATTCGAGCCATTGAGCAGCAGTGGACAG GTACTAAAAGCTACAGGGAACACGGCCACCGGATGTTGCTTATTTGGCTTCATGGTGTTATTATGGCAGGAGAAAATCCAATCAAAGGATTATACGAAGGCCTGGTTGGTATTGGTAGAAGAGACTTAGCAG AAAGCATTAGGAAAAAAGCAAATGCAGACACCACTTCTCCAAGGAAGTGTACAGCAATGTAA